The region TAGGCGATTACTTGGCCACCGATGCCCTGTTCGCGGGCCTCGTAGTGGCTCATGACGCCGTGGCTCGTCGTGACGATGAGCGTCCCGTAGTCGCGGGCGGGGAGGAACCGCTTCTCCCACTTCTCGAACTCGTCCGCGCCCGCGGAGTAGCGGGGCTTGACGGCGCCACATTCGTTGATTGCGCCTTTCAGTTCGACCTCGAACGTACCGGCTT is a window of Halopelagius longus DNA encoding:
- a CDS encoding 30S ribosomal protein S8 gives rise to the protein MAGNDPLANALAGVNNAESVGHLSHTVQPASNVIGSVLEVFYDRGYVDGFEFVDDGKAGTFEVELKGAINECGAVKPRYSAGADEFEKWEKRFLPARDYGTLIVTTSHGVMSHYEAREQGIGGQVIAYVY